The segment CGGGCCGCTGGTGTTGCCCCCTGCAAGGGGGGTGGCGCAGCGACACGCAGTGCGCGGAGCCTGGGGGTGAGCAAATTTACTCATAACGCAGCGCCTCAGCGGGGTTCACGCGGCTGGCGCGCCAGCTCGGATAGATGGTGGCGACGAAGGCCAGCACCAGCGAGATCACGCCGATGGGCACGATGTCGCTGCTCTGCGGGTCGCTGGGCATGCGGCTGATGAGGTAGATGTCCTTGGGCAGGAAGCTGGCCTGCAGCAGGCTCTCCAGCGCAGGCACGATGACGTCGATGTTGAAGGCCACCCCCAGACCCAGCAGCAGCCCGGACAGGGTGCCGATCACACCCACCGCCGCGCCCTGCACCACGAAGATACCCATGATGCTGGCCGGGCTGGCGCCCAGGGTGCGCAGGATGGCGATGTCGGCGCGTTTGTCGGTCACCGTCATCACCAGCGTGCTGACCAGGTTGAAGGCCGCCACGGCCACGATGAGCGTGAGGATGATGAACATCATGCGTTTTTCCAGCTGCACGGCCGCAAACCAGTTGCGGTTCTGGCGTGTCCAGTCACGGATCAGCAGATCACCGCTGAGCGTGCCGGCCAGTTGGGCGCCTACCTCGCGCGCCTGGTGCAGGTCTTTCAGCTTGAGGCGGATGCCCGTGGGCCCTTCCAGGCGGAAGATGCGCGCGGCGTCGTCCACGTGCAGCATCAGCAGGCCCGCGTCGTATTCGTAGTGGCCGGAATCGAAGGTGCCCACCACCGTCATCTGTTTCAGACGTGGCACCACACCGGCCGGCGTGACCTGCCCGCTGGGCGCCACCAGGGTCACCTTGTCGCCCTCCTGCACCCCCAGCTGGCGCGCCAGGTCGCGCCCCAGCACCACACCAAACTCACCCGACACCAGCCGGTCCAGTGCGCCACCGCGCAGGGTGGCGGCCAGGTCGGTCACCTCGCCTTCGAGCGCCGGGTCGATGCCGCGCACGATGGCGCCTTTCATGTCCTCCCCACGTGCCAGCAGAGCCTGCGTGCCGATGAAGGGCGCGGCGCCAATGACCTGCGGGTTGGCCCTGACCTCGGCCAGCGTCTTCGCCACGTCGGGCAAGGCCTGCCCGTAGGGCGAGAAGATCTCGATGTGCGAGACCACGCCCAGCATGCGGTCGCGCACTTCCTTCTGGAAGCCGTTCATCACGCTGAGCACGATGATGAGCGCGGCCACACCCAGCGCGATGCCCAGCATGGACACGCCCGAGATGAAGGAGATGAAGCCGTTGCGCCGGGTGGCGCGGCCGGCACGGGTGTAGCGCCAGCCGAGGAGGAGTTCGTAGGGGATTTGCATGTTGCTTGGTCTGGATTATCTGGGTTTCTTGTTGTGTCCTTGTTTTCGTTCTGCTTTTTCTTCCCCCCCTATCCCCCCAGCCCCCTTCCCACCCCCGCCGGGGCGGGAAGGGGGAGCCCGATTTGACCTTTGGATTCCGGCTAGGCTTCTACGGAACGAGCCGTTGCCGCCACCATTTCGGGCTGAGACTTCGAGGAACTGGTCGTAGTAAACGGTTCCGGGTCGGCTCCCCCCGGCTGGCAGCTACGCGCCAGTAACGAGACTGCGATAGGTCGGAACGACCACCGCTGGTGGTGCGCCACTTCAGTGCCATTTACTACGACCGCTTCCAAGAAATGCTGGCGCCCCAACCCAGTCCGCGACCTCAGCCCCATAGAAGCGTGGCCGGAGCGCAATTCCAAAATGAGGCTCCCCCTTCCCACCCCGGCGGGGGTGGGAAGGGGGCTGGGGGGATAGGGGGGAAGAGACAGCGCAAGAAAATCGCAAAAGGACAAGGACGACAATACCCCCATGCATGTGCTGATCCCCTACGCCCTCAGCGACGACCCCGCCGCCACAGCCGCTCTGCGCCAACTGCAGCTCCCCCAACTGCAAACCCTGCTCCACAGACTCAGCCCGGACCCGGCCCACACCCTGCCCGAAGACAGCCCCGTCAGCGCCCACGAACGCCTGCAGGCGCAGGCCCGGGGCCTGGACCCGCAGGCGCCGGCCTGGGCTGCGCTACGCGCACACAAACTGGGCCTGCCCGGGGCCGGCGAAGAGCCCTGGGCCTTCATCACCCCCAGCCATTGGGAAATCGGCCAGGCCCGCGTGAGCCTGCGCGACCCCAAGGCGCTGGACTTGCGCGAAGACGAGTCGCGCGCCCTGCTGGCGGCCATGCAGCCTTTTTTCGCCGAGGACGGCATCACCCTGCACTTTGATGCGCCGCTGCGCTGGCTGGCCCAGGGTGAGCCGCTGCGCGGGCTGATCGGCGCATCACCGGAGCGCGTGATCGGGCGTGACGTCGCGCCCTGGCTGCCGGCCTCGCCCCTGCTACGCCGCCTGCAGAACGAGATGCAGATGCTGCTCTACACCCATGCCGTCACCGACGCACGTGCTGAGCGCGGTGCATTGGCGGTCAACTCCTTCTGGCTCAGCGGCAGTGGCAAGCTGCCTGCCGTGCCGACGCCAGGTGTGAGCCTGCGCGTGCTCGACGACCTGGCGCAGCACGCCGTGCGCAGCGACTGGGCCGCCTGGGCGCAGGCCTGGCAGGCGCTGGATGCGCAGCTGGCCGGTCTGCACGCTGCGCTGGACGCCGGACAGGTCGCCACGCTCACGTTGTGCAGCGAACTGGGCACACGTCGCTACACCCCCGCCCCGCGCAGTGCCTGGTCGCGCCTGATGCGCCGCCTGAAACCCCTGTCTGTGTCTGACATACTCGGCCCGACATGAAAATCGTCACCCGCGACATCCCGCCGCGCGCCGCCTGGGCGCTGGAACAGGCCGGCGTGCACCCGCTGCTGGCCCGTCTTTATGCCGCCCGCGGCGTCCACAGCAAGGACGAACTCGACGACGCGCTGGCGCGCCTGCTGCCACCGGCCACGCTCAAGGGCACGGCCCAGGCCGCGGTGCTGCTGGCCGATGCGATAGGCAAGAACCAGAAACTCTGCATCGTGGCCGACTACGACTGCGACGGCGCCACCGCCTGTGCCGTGGGCGTGCGCGGCCTGCGCATGCTGGGCGCACAGCAGGTCAACTATCTGGTGCCGGATCGCGTGGTCGATGGTTATGGCCTGACCCCGCCGATCTCCCGGCGGGTGAAGGACAGCGGCGCCGACGTGCTGATCACCGTGGACAACGGCATCGCCAGCGTGGAGGGCGTGGCCCTGGCGCGCGAGCTGGGCCTGCAGGTGCTGGTGACGGACCACCATCTGCCCGGCCCTGCCCTGCCGGACGCCGAGGTCATCGTCAACCCCAACCAGCCGGGCTGCAGCTTCGAGAGCAAATCCATCGCCGGCGTGGGCGTGATGTTTTATGTGCTGCTAGCGCTGCGCGCCGAGCTGCGCCAGCGTGGTGTCTTCACGGCCGAGAACCAGCCCAAGCTGGACACGCTGCTGCCGCTGGTGGCCCTGGGCACCGTGGCCGACGTGGTCAGGCTCGACCCCAACAACCGCCGGCTGGTGGCGCAGGGCCTGCGGCGCGTGCGCGCCGGCAGCCTGCCGCCGGGCCTGGCCGCGCTGTTCGACGTGGCCGGGCGCAAGGCCGCCGTGGCCACCACCTTCGACTTCGGCTTTGCCCTGGGCCCGCGCATCAACGCCGCCGGCCGCCTGGCCGACATGACCCTGGGCATCGAATGCCTACTGACCGACGACCCGGCCCGCGGCGCCGAGCTGGCACAGACGCTGGACGGCATCAACCGCGAGCGGCGCGAGATCGAGGGCGAGATGCGCGAGCAGGCCATGGACATCGTCGAATCGCTCTACGACCCCGAGGAAGAGCCGCCGCCGGCCATCTGCGTGTTCGACCCCGACTTTCACGAGGGCGTGGTCGGCATCGTGGCGTCACGCCTGAAGGACAAATTGCATCGCCCCAGCTTCGTCTTCGCCGCCAGCCAGGCGCCGGGCAAGGAGCACGAGCTCAAGGGCTCGGGCCGCTCCATCCCCGGTTTCCATCTGCGCGACGCACTGGACCTGGTGGCCAAGCGTTACCCCGGCGTGCTGCTGCGCTTCGGCGGCCACGCCATGGCAGCCGGCTGCACCATCGCCGAGGAACACCTGGACCGCTTCGAGCAGGGCCTGGCCGAGGTGGCACAGGAATGGCTGGACGCCGCCACGCTGACGCGCCGGCTGGAGACCGACGGCGCACTGCCGGTGGAGTACCGCCGCGCCGACATGGTGGACACGCTGCAGCGCGAGGTCTGGGGCCAGGGTTTCGCCCCGCCCACCTTCAGCGAGGAAGTCGAAGTGCTCTCCCAGCGCCTGGTGGGCGAGAAGCACCTGGCCTTGAAGCTCAAGCATCAGGGCCAGCCGGTGGACGGCATCTGGTTCGGCCACACCGACCCACTGCCATCGCGCGTGCTGCTGGCCTTCCGGCTCGATGCAGACGAGTGGCAGGGCCTGCGTCGGGTGCGCTTCCTGGTCGAAGGCGCCGAAGTCTGAGGACCTAGGCGACCTCGACGCGGTTGCGCCCTTCGGTCTTGGCCTGGTAGAGCGCCTTGTCGGCACGCGCCAGCAGGGCATCGATCTGGTCTTCGTCGGGCCGGTTGGTCGCCACGCCGATGCTCACCGTGATGGTCGGCAGGCTGTCGCGCGACTCGGCCACATGGGCCAGGATGCGCTCGGCCACGGCGATGGCCTCCTCCTGGCTGGTCTCGGGCAGCAGCAGCACAAATTCCTCGCCGCCAAAGCGCGCAATCAGGTCAGGCCGGCGCAGCAGGGAGGCAATGCGCTGCACAAAGTCGACCAGCACACGGTCCCCCGTCTGGTGGCCATGGGTGTCGTTGATGGTCTTGAAGTGGTCGATGTCCAGCAGCAGCAGCGCCATGCTGCGCCCGTGGCGGCGGCAACGCGCCAGCTCCTGCTCGCAGGCGGTCAGGAACACCCGGCGCGTCAGCACATTGGTCAGGGCGTCATGGGAGGCCAGGTGCTCGAACTCCTCGCGCAGACGGTCGCCGGCCATGAGGATCAGCCCCATGCCCAGTGCCAGCAGCATCAGCGCATTGGAGGCCACGTAGATCGCCTGCACGCGCGAGGGTGTGAACAGCCCTTCCTCGGCCAGCGGCATCCAGGCCGAGAAGAAGCGCAGCAGCAGCACCATGGAATGCACCAGCAGGACCACGACCGTGAAACGCGTGGAAAAGATCTCGGGGCCCTGGCGCCAGATCATCCAGGCCATGGCCAGGAAGATGCCCGCCCAGACCAGGCAGACCAGGATCAGGCGGGCGCTGTAGTTCGGCTCGACCACGGCGTACCAGTAAAGGGGGAGCGTCAGCAGCACCAGCAGGCCGGCCCAGCGCGCCCAGGCCGGGCGACGCCCGAAGAACTGCTCGACGCCGGCGTGGTAGGACACCATGCCGATCAGCAGGGCCAGGTTGGCCAGCACGATGGTCACGAAATCCGGCAGGAAACCGCGCCCGGCAAACAGCGCGGTGGACAGGAAAACCCAGGCATGGGCGGCCGCCCAGAGCCCCAGTCCGCGGATGCTGCGCGGATAGCTCACGCGCAGGAAGAGGATCAAGACCGCGAGCAGCAGGCTCAGGATGCCACTCATGACAACAAGGGAGCGCAGATCGAGGGCGGCCATGGGCATTACATCAGCGGCAGGGGAGGACGCATCGGGCTTCGGTGGTGTACCGCATGCGGCCATTGTGCCAGCACCGCCGCTGCGGGCAGGGAAACGCCCCAGCGCCTAAAATGTCTCTCGTGAGCTCCATTCTCAACGCCGACCTGCATTGCCACTCCGTCGTCTCCGACGGCACCCTCACGCCCGAGGAACTGGCCGCACGCGCGCACGCCAACGGCGTGGAGTTGTGGGCGCTGACCGACCACGACGAGATCGGCGGCCAGCAGCGCGCCATGGCGGCGGCCCGCTCGCACGGCCTGCCCTACCTGACGGGCACCGAGATCTCCATCACCTTTGCCGGCCAGACCGTGCACATCGTCGGCCTGGGCTTCGACGCCGAAGACCCGCGCATGCAGGCCGGCCTGCGCCAGACACGTGGCGGCCGCGGCGAGCGCGCCCGCGAAATGGCGGCCAGCCTGGCGGCCGTGGGCATCCAGGGCGCTTATGAGGGCGCGCTCAAGTACGCGGGCAACCCCGAGCTGATCTCGCGCACCCACTTTGCGCGCTATCTGGTGGAAGCCGGCGTCTGCCGCGAGACCAATGAAGTCTTCCGCAAGTACCTGACCGAAGGCAAACCCGGCTTCGTGCCGCACCGCTGGGCCACGCTGCGCGACGCCGTCAGCTGGATCAGCGATGCCGGAGGTCTGGCCGTGATCGCCCACCCGGCGCGCTACAACTTCAGCCCCACCGAGGAATACGCCCTGTTCTCCGAGTTCAAGGCCCATGGCGGGCGCGGCGTCGAGGTGGTCACCGGCAGCCACAGCGCGGCCGAGTACGTGCAATACGCCGACATGGCGCGCGAATTCGGCCTGGCCGCCTCGCGCGGCAGCGACTTCCACAGCCCCGACGAATCACACACCGATCTGGGCGCCCTGCCCTTGCTGCCCGGCCAGCTCACACCGGTGTGGGAACTGCTGGCAGATCGCATCCAGCAATGAAACATCCCCACTTCCTGAGCGGCATGCTGTTCGCGCTTGCCGCCCTGGCCTGCTTTGCCACGCTGGACACCTCGGCCAAGGTGGTCGCCCTGACCCTGCCCGTGCTGCTGGGCCTGTGGTTCCGCTACATCTTCCAGGCCGTGCTGACCACGGCCGTCATGCTGCCGCAGCGCGGGCGTGCCATCTTCCATACCCGGCACCTGGGTCTGCATGTCTTGCGTGGTGCCCTGCTCGCGACCACCAGCCTGCTGACCTTCCTGAGCGTGGCCTACATGCCCGTGGGTGAATTCACGGCCATCGCCATGATCGCGCCGCTGGTGGTCACGCTGCTGGCGGCCACCCTGCTGGGCGAGCACGTCTCGCGCCTGCGCTGGGTCCTCGTGGCCGGCGGCTTCGTCGGCACCCTCGTCATCATCCGGCCCGGTGGCGACCTGTTCGGCTGGCACGTCCTGCTGCCGCTGGCCCAGGTGGCCACCCATTCCGCCTTCCAGATCCTGACCGGCAGGATGGTGAAGACCGAGGACACCGTGACCATGCATTTCTACACCGGCTGGGTCGGCGCCCTGCTGGCCTCGCTGGCCCTGCCCTTCATCTGGGTCACGCCGCAGACCCTGACCGAATGGACCGCACTCACGCTCATGGGCCTCATGGGCACCATCGGTCACTTCGTGCTCATCCTGGCCTACCGGCGCGCGCCGGCCGCCACGCTGATGCCGCTGATGTACGTGCAGATCGCCTTTGCCATGTTCGCGGGCTGGGTCGTCTTCGGCCACATCGCCGACGGCTGGTCCCTGCTGGGCATGATCCTGATCGCTGGCTGCGGCGCCGCCAGCGCCTGGCTGGCCGTGCGGGAAAACCGCCTGAAGCTCGAACCCATGGAAGTCTGAGCACCCCCGCACGATGGCCCAGTACTTCGACGTCCACCCCGAGAACCCGCAGATCCGCCTGCTCCGGCAGGCTGCAGCCCTGCTGGAAAAAGGCGGTGTGGTGGCCGTGCCCACCGACTCCAGCTACGCCCTGGTCTGCCACCTGGACGACAAGGCCGCGGCCGACAGGATGCGCAGCATCCGCGGCGTGGACGACAAGCACCACCTGACCCTGCTGTGCCGCGACCTGGCCGAGCTGGCCAGCTACGCGCGCGTGGACAACCGGCAGTACCGCCTGCTCAAGGCCGCCACCCCCGGCCCCTGGACCTTCATCCTGGAAGCCACCAAGGAAGTGCCGCGCCGCGTGAGCCACCCTTCGCGCAAGACCATCGGCCTGCGTGTGCCCGAGCATCCGGTGCTGCACGAACTGCTGGCCCAGCACAGCGGCGGCCCCCTGCTGGCCACCACCCTGATCCCGGCCGGCGAGACCGACCCGCTGAACGATGCGCAGGAGATCCGCGAGCGCTACCAGCACCAGCTGGCCGCCGTCATCGACGCCGGCGCCTGCCCGCACGAGCCCACCACGGTGATCGACCTCAGCGGCGAAGAGCCCGAGGTGCTGCGCCGCGGCCGCGGCGATCCGGCCGATCTGGGCCTCTAAGCCCCCTTCCCCGCGCCGGCCTCGCCTGCGCCCCGCACTCTGAGACAATCGATCCCGTGGATTTCAACAACCTCATTCAAACCGTCCTCATCTACGCCCTGCCGGTGCTGTTCGCCATCACCGTGCACGAGGCCGCCCACGGGTATGCCGCGCGCCATTTCGGCGACAACACGGCGGCCATGATGGGCCGCATCACGCTCAACCCCATCAAGCACATCGACCCGGTGGGCACCATCCTGATGCCGCTGATGTTGTATTTCGCCACCAGCGGTGCCTTCCTCTTCGGCTACGCCAAGCCGGTGCCGGTGCGCTTCGACCAGCTGAGGAATCCGAAGCGCGACATGGTCTGGGTGGCCCTGGCCGGCCCGGGTGCCAACCTGCTGCAGGCCCTGCTGTGGGGCGTCCTGATGTACGTCCTGCTGGCGGGCGGCCTGGAAGAGCGTTTTTTCCTCGAGATGTGTCGCGCCGGCGTGCTGGTCAACGTGGTGATGTTCGCCTTCAACCTCTTCCCGCTGCCGCCGCTGGACGGCGGGCGCATCCTGGTCGGCCTGCTGCCCTGGAAACAGGCGGCCATGGTCTCGCGCGTCGAACCCTGGGGCTTTTTCATCGTCATGGCGCTGGTCATCACCGGCATCGTCAGCACCTTGTGGATGCGGCCGGTCATGGGCCTGACCTACGGCCTGCTGGACTTCCTGCTCACGCCCCTGTCCTTCCTTCTTCACTGACACCACGCCATGAGCATTGTCCGCGTCCTGACCGGCATCACCACCTCGGGCACCCCGCACCTGGGCAATTACGTCGGCGCCATCCGCCCGGCCATCGCCGCCAGCCGCGCCGCCGGGGTGGAAAGCTTCTACTTCCTGGCCGACTACCACGCGCTCATCAAGGTCGATGAACCGGCGCGCATCCAGCGCAGCACGCTGGAGATCGCCGCCAGCTGGATCGCCTGCGGCCTGGACCCCGAGCGCGTCACGTTCTACCGCCAGTCCGACGTGCCCGAGATCCCCGAGCTCACCTGGTTCCTCACCTGCGTCTGCGGCAAGGGCCTGCTCAACCGCGCGCACGCCTACAAGGCCTCGGTGGACAAGAACAAGGCCGCTGGGGCGGACGAGGATGCCGACGTCACCGCCGGCCTCTTCATGTACCCGGTGCTGATGGCGGCCGACATCCTGATGTTCAACGCCCACCGCGTGCCCGTGGGCCGCGACCAGATCCAGCACATCGAGATGGCGCGCGACATGGCGGCCAGCTTCAACCACCTGTACGGCGAGCACTTCGTGCTGCCCGAGGCGCAGATCGAGGAGTCGGTGGCCACATTGCCCGGCCTGGACGGGCGCAAGATGAGCAAGAGCTACGACAACACCATCCCGCTGTTCGCCCCGCGCGAGCAGCTGAAGAAGCTCATCGCTGGCATCAAGACCGATTCGCGCGCGCCCGGCGAGCCCAAGGACACCGAGGGTTCGGCCCTGTTCCAGATCTACCAGGCCTTCGCCACACCCGCCGAAACCGCACAGCTGCGCCAGGCTTATGCCGACGGCATTGCCTGGGCCGAGGCCAAGACCATCCTGTTCGAGCGCATCGACCACGAGGTCGCCCCCATGCGCGCCGCCTATGAATCGCTGATCCACCACCCCGAACGCCTGGAAGAGCTGCTCAAGGCTGGTGCGGCCAAGGCCCAGAAAATTGCCACCCCCTTCACCACCAAGGTGCGCCACGCCGTGGGCCTGCGCGACCTGCGCGCCCAGGCCGGCGACAAGAAGGACAAGGCGGCCAAAGCCGCGCTGCCCAGCTTCAAGCAGTACCGCGAAGCCGATGGCCGCTTCTATTTCAAGTTGGTCGACGCCCAGGGCCAGCTGCTGCTGCAGAGCGAGGGTTTTGCCAGCCCCAAGGAGGCCGGACAGACGGTCAAACGGCTGCAGGACCTGGCCGAGCCCCTGGCCTCCGTGCTCCAAGAGATACCAGTGAAACAACTGGTTACCACCCAGGTGCTCGAGTCTGCGCTACAACAGTTGCTGGCCGCCCGGGACTGATCCCTGCCCCGCGACCGCTCCCCCCTGAGCTGGGCGGGTACGGTTCTTGCAAACTGCGGCTACCCCAGCTCAGAGGAGTGCCGTACCCATGTCTTTCGCCCGCACCGCCGTCACGCGCAAGCAAACCGCCCTGTCGGACCACCGCCAGACCTTCGAGGAACTGTGCGCCTGGATCGAAGCCCATCTGGATGAGCCCATCGGCTGGCAGGAACTCATGGCCAGGAGCGGCCTGGACCACCAGACGCTCAACGCGCTCTTCTTCAAGTTCCTGAGCACCACGCCCATGGCCTGGATCCGCAAGCGCCGCGGGCTCGGTCAGGCGGCAGCCCTGCCCCGCCCGGCCCCCTCGCACCGCCTGCTGCGTACCGCCGCCGCCCAGGCCTGAACGGCTTGGGCGCCCCCCGGGCGCCAATGAGCCCTTGGCACGCTGCTACAATACGCGCTCCACAAAGCCGGAGAGGTGGCAGAGTGGTCGAATGTACCTGACTCGAAATCAGGCGTAGTGGCAACACTACCGTGGGTTCGAATCCCACCCTCTCCGCCAAAAGACCAACCCCGCGCATGCGGGGTTTGTTTTTTGCGGGTCGGGTGGGTGAGAAGCCAC is part of the Rhodoferax sp. BAB1 genome and harbors:
- a CDS encoding lipoprotein-releasing ABC transporter permease subunit, giving the protein MQIPYELLLGWRYTRAGRATRRNGFISFISGVSMLGIALGVAALIIVLSVMNGFQKEVRDRMLGVVSHIEIFSPYGQALPDVAKTLAEVRANPQVIGAAPFIGTQALLARGEDMKGAIVRGIDPALEGEVTDLAATLRGGALDRLVSGEFGVVLGRDLARQLGVQEGDKVTLVAPSGQVTPAGVVPRLKQMTVVGTFDSGHYEYDAGLLMLHVDDAARIFRLEGPTGIRLKLKDLHQAREVGAQLAGTLSGDLLIRDWTRQNRNWFAAVQLEKRMMFIILTLIVAVAAFNLVSTLVMTVTDKRADIAILRTLGASPASIMGIFVVQGAAVGVIGTLSGLLLGLGVAFNIDVIVPALESLLQASFLPKDIYLISRMPSDPQSSDIVPIGVISLVLAFVATIYPSWRASRVNPAEALRYE
- a CDS encoding phosphoglycerate mutase, with protein sequence MHVLIPYALSDDPAATAALRQLQLPQLQTLLHRLSPDPAHTLPEDSPVSAHERLQAQARGLDPQAPAWAALRAHKLGLPGAGEEPWAFITPSHWEIGQARVSLRDPKALDLREDESRALLAAMQPFFAEDGITLHFDAPLRWLAQGEPLRGLIGASPERVIGRDVAPWLPASPLLRRLQNEMQMLLYTHAVTDARAERGALAVNSFWLSGSGKLPAVPTPGVSLRVLDDLAQHAVRSDWAAWAQAWQALDAQLAGLHAALDAGQVATLTLCSELGTRRYTPAPRSAWSRLMRRLKPLSVSDILGPT
- the recJ gene encoding single-stranded-DNA-specific exonuclease RecJ; the encoded protein is MKIVTRDIPPRAAWALEQAGVHPLLARLYAARGVHSKDELDDALARLLPPATLKGTAQAAVLLADAIGKNQKLCIVADYDCDGATACAVGVRGLRMLGAQQVNYLVPDRVVDGYGLTPPISRRVKDSGADVLITVDNGIASVEGVALARELGLQVLVTDHHLPGPALPDAEVIVNPNQPGCSFESKSIAGVGVMFYVLLALRAELRQRGVFTAENQPKLDTLLPLVALGTVADVVRLDPNNRRLVAQGLRRVRAGSLPPGLAALFDVAGRKAAVATTFDFGFALGPRINAAGRLADMTLGIECLLTDDPARGAELAQTLDGINRERREIEGEMREQAMDIVESLYDPEEEPPPAICVFDPDFHEGVVGIVASRLKDKLHRPSFVFAASQAPGKEHELKGSGRSIPGFHLRDALDLVAKRYPGVLLRFGGHAMAAGCTIAEEHLDRFEQGLAEVAQEWLDAATLTRRLETDGALPVEYRRADMVDTLQREVWGQGFAPPTFSEEVEVLSQRLVGEKHLALKLKHQGQPVDGIWFGHTDPLPSRVLLAFRLDADEWQGLRRVRFLVEGAEV
- a CDS encoding diguanylate cyclase; amino-acid sequence: MAALDLRSLVVMSGILSLLLAVLILFLRVSYPRSIRGLGLWAAAHAWVFLSTALFAGRGFLPDFVTIVLANLALLIGMVSYHAGVEQFFGRRPAWARWAGLLVLLTLPLYWYAVVEPNYSARLILVCLVWAGIFLAMAWMIWRQGPEIFSTRFTVVVLLVHSMVLLLRFFSAWMPLAEEGLFTPSRVQAIYVASNALMLLALGMGLILMAGDRLREEFEHLASHDALTNVLTRRVFLTACEQELARCRRHGRSMALLLLDIDHFKTINDTHGHQTGDRVLVDFVQRIASLLRRPDLIARFGGEEFVLLLPETSQEEAIAVAERILAHVAESRDSLPTITVSIGVATNRPDEDQIDALLARADKALYQAKTEGRNRVEVA
- a CDS encoding 3',5'-nucleoside bisphosphate phosphatase, which gives rise to MSLVSSILNADLHCHSVVSDGTLTPEELAARAHANGVELWALTDHDEIGGQQRAMAAARSHGLPYLTGTEISITFAGQTVHIVGLGFDAEDPRMQAGLRQTRGGRGERAREMAASLAAVGIQGAYEGALKYAGNPELISRTHFARYLVEAGVCRETNEVFRKYLTEGKPGFVPHRWATLRDAVSWISDAGGLAVIAHPARYNFSPTEEYALFSEFKAHGGRGVEVVTGSHSAAEYVQYADMAREFGLAASRGSDFHSPDESHTDLGALPLLPGQLTPVWELLADRIQQ
- a CDS encoding DMT family transporter — protein: MKHPHFLSGMLFALAALACFATLDTSAKVVALTLPVLLGLWFRYIFQAVLTTAVMLPQRGRAIFHTRHLGLHVLRGALLATTSLLTFLSVAYMPVGEFTAIAMIAPLVVTLLAATLLGEHVSRLRWVLVAGGFVGTLVIIRPGGDLFGWHVLLPLAQVATHSAFQILTGRMVKTEDTVTMHFYTGWVGALLASLALPFIWVTPQTLTEWTALTLMGLMGTIGHFVLILAYRRAPAATLMPLMYVQIAFAMFAGWVVFGHIADGWSLLGMILIAGCGAASAWLAVRENRLKLEPMEV
- a CDS encoding L-threonylcarbamoyladenylate synthase; translation: MAQYFDVHPENPQIRLLRQAAALLEKGGVVAVPTDSSYALVCHLDDKAAADRMRSIRGVDDKHHLTLLCRDLAELASYARVDNRQYRLLKAATPGPWTFILEATKEVPRRVSHPSRKTIGLRVPEHPVLHELLAQHSGGPLLATTLIPAGETDPLNDAQEIRERYQHQLAAVIDAGACPHEPTTVIDLSGEEPEVLRRGRGDPADLGL
- a CDS encoding site-2 protease family protein, whose product is MDFNNLIQTVLIYALPVLFAITVHEAAHGYAARHFGDNTAAMMGRITLNPIKHIDPVGTILMPLMLYFATSGAFLFGYAKPVPVRFDQLRNPKRDMVWVALAGPGANLLQALLWGVLMYVLLAGGLEERFFLEMCRAGVLVNVVMFAFNLFPLPPLDGGRILVGLLPWKQAAMVSRVEPWGFFIVMALVITGIVSTLWMRPVMGLTYGLLDFLLTPLSFLLH
- a CDS encoding tryptophan--tRNA ligase is translated as MSIVRVLTGITTSGTPHLGNYVGAIRPAIAASRAAGVESFYFLADYHALIKVDEPARIQRSTLEIAASWIACGLDPERVTFYRQSDVPEIPELTWFLTCVCGKGLLNRAHAYKASVDKNKAAGADEDADVTAGLFMYPVLMAADILMFNAHRVPVGRDQIQHIEMARDMAASFNHLYGEHFVLPEAQIEESVATLPGLDGRKMSKSYDNTIPLFAPREQLKKLIAGIKTDSRAPGEPKDTEGSALFQIYQAFATPAETAQLRQAYADGIAWAEAKTILFERIDHEVAPMRAAYESLIHHPERLEELLKAGAAKAQKIATPFTTKVRHAVGLRDLRAQAGDKKDKAAKAALPSFKQYREADGRFYFKLVDAQGQLLLQSEGFASPKEAGQTVKRLQDLAEPLASVLQEIPVKQLVTTQVLESALQQLLAARD